In the genome of Solibacillus silvestris, one region contains:
- a CDS encoding PadR family transcriptional regulator has product MSYNGGPMTEAMYYVLLALMRPNHGYQLMQSITEVSKGRLTMGPGTLYGVLSRMQKDGLIALAKDDGRRKIYEITKEGEHTLRIEYARLKSLIFDSSILEEGNDD; this is encoded by the coding sequence ATGTCTTATAATGGCGGGCCAATGACTGAAGCAATGTACTACGTATTATTAGCGTTAATGCGTCCCAATCATGGCTATCAGTTAATGCAGTCCATTACAGAAGTATCGAAAGGCCGTTTAACAATGGGGCCCGGAACGTTATATGGTGTCCTATCACGAATGCAAAAAGACGGATTAATCGCTTTGGCAAAAGACGATGGGCGGCGAAAAATATATGAAATTACGAAAGAAGGCGAGCATACATTAAGAATAGAATATGCTCGTCTAAAATCTCTGATTTTCGACAGCAGTATATTAGAGGAGGGAAACGATGACTAA
- the ribH gene encoding 6,7-dimethyl-8-ribityllumazine synthase (RibE; 6,7-diimethyl-8-ribityllumazine synthase; DMRL synthase; lumazine synthase; beta subunit of riboflavin synthase; condenses 5-amino-6-(1'-D)-ribityl-amino-2,4(1H,3H)-pyrimidinedione with L-3,4-dihydrohy-2-butanone-4-phosphate to generate 6,6-dimethyl-8-lumazine (DMRL); riboflavin synthase then uses 2 molecules of DMRL to produce riboflavin (vitamin B12); involved in the last steps of riboflavin biosynthesis; forms a 60mer (icosahedral shell) in both Bacillus subtilis and Escherichia coli; in Bacillus subtilis this 60mer is associated with the riboflavin synthase subunit (alpha) while in Escherichia coli it is not) encodes MGKTFEAQLVGTDLKIGIVVGRFNEFINDKLLSGALDGLKRHGVDEANIDTAWVPGAFEVPFVAKKMAETNNYDAVIGLGTVIRGSTTHYDYVCNEAAKGIAKAGLDTGVPVIFGIVTTENIEQAIERAGTKAGNKGYDSAMSAIEMANLNKMF; translated from the coding sequence ATGGGAAAAACATTTGAAGCACAATTAGTCGGAACAGATTTGAAAATCGGAATTGTCGTTGGGCGATTCAATGAATTTATTAATGATAAGTTATTAAGCGGTGCACTGGATGGTTTAAAACGTCACGGTGTTGACGAAGCAAACATTGATACAGCATGGGTGCCAGGTGCTTTTGAAGTACCGTTTGTTGCAAAAAAAATGGCTGAAACAAATAATTATGATGCAGTAATCGGTTTAGGTACGGTCATTCGCGGATCAACTACACATTACGACTATGTATGTAACGAAGCAGCAAAAGGAATTGCCAAAGCAGGCTTGGATACAGGGGTTCCGGTAATTTTCGGTATTGTCACAACAGAAAATATCGAACAGGCGATTGAACGCGCTGGTACAAAAGCGGGTAATAAAGGCTACGACAGCGCAATGTCCGCTATTGAAATGGCAAACTTGAATAAGATGTTTTAA
- a CDS encoding riboflavin synthase subunit alpha, which yields MFTGIIEELGTVETISQSTQAMELAIRASKILEDVQLGDSIAVNGVCLTVKHFSPTVFLADVMPETVKATSLQQLAAGKPVNLERAMSANGRFGGHIVSGHVDGIATIQRKRPVANAVYIDLAMEKHLIAECIKKGSITVDGTSLTIFEVTDTFITISLIPHTYEQTVLGYKKPGDVVNIETDLIGKYVKKHLQNQTGSTITMDFLQRTGF from the coding sequence ATGTTTACAGGAATCATTGAAGAACTTGGAACGGTTGAAACGATCAGCCAGTCCACACAAGCGATGGAACTAGCCATTCGCGCAAGCAAAATTTTAGAGGATGTCCAACTCGGGGACAGTATTGCCGTTAACGGTGTCTGTTTGACCGTAAAGCATTTCTCGCCAACCGTATTTTTGGCGGATGTTATGCCGGAAACCGTCAAAGCAACCAGCCTCCAGCAATTAGCAGCAGGTAAGCCTGTCAATTTGGAACGGGCAATGTCGGCGAATGGTCGTTTCGGGGGGCATATTGTATCGGGCCACGTGGATGGGATAGCGACAATTCAACGGAAAAGACCGGTCGCCAATGCAGTTTATATTGATTTGGCAATGGAAAAGCATTTGATTGCAGAATGCATCAAGAAAGGCTCGATTACAGTAGACGGCACGAGTTTAACGATTTTTGAGGTGACAGACACATTCATTACCATTTCCTTAATCCCTCATACGTATGAGCAGACTGTACTAGGCTATAAAAAGCCAGGAGATGTTGTGAACATTGAAACAGATCTAATCGGAAAATATGTAAAAAAACATTTACAAAATCAAACGGGAAGTACGATTACAATGGACTTTTTGCAACGTACCGGATTTTAA
- a CDS encoding transcription initiation factor TFIIIB has translation MKNTANVKECPKCGGTELGRGKHSGYSVMAPVNKLSLGCNIEYIICTHCGFIIEGYVVKPEKFKGTF, from the coding sequence ATGAAGAACACAGCAAATGTAAAAGAATGTCCAAAATGCGGCGGCACGGAATTAGGTAGAGGAAAACATAGCGGCTACAGTGTTATGGCCCCTGTTAATAAATTGAGTTTGGGTTGCAATATCGAATACATTATATGTACACATTGTGGATTTATCATTGAGGGCTATGTCGTAAAGCCCGAGAAATTTAAAGGAACATTTTAA
- a CDS encoding 5-methyltetrahydropteroyltriglutamate--homocysteine S-methyltransferase, translating to MKTAVIGYPYIGQNREWKRITEAFWKEQLSLECYEQEMKNLRLAQLHQQQNLGLDVLTVGDFTYYDRMLDLAIMFNMIPSRYDRLSLKHQLTAYFAMARGAENVVACEMTKWFNTNYHYIVPEYEGQQLTLQHNVYAQYIQEAIEAFGMTPRVTIIGPFTFYKLTKGVGQEQKQHYIQQLVKVYKELLQSLEASGATSIQLEEPSLTKDLTSEDIALVQHFYHQILKGLTVESICTTYFEALSNYETMINLPVDGFGLDFVHGKNENLAALKKFGFPKDKVLYAGIINGRDIWRAELQKQLALVAEIRSYVPFSPIHLQTSCSLQHVPVTTAGENGIVPELLNALAFANEKITELQMIKGKILQQEVLHIQAFLDSEKAIRTLALHESRKKKAVHAQVNALTPEAFKRTDNYGKRSKLQRAFLQLPDYPTTTIGSFPQSAQVKKNRRLWRKGEITTTEYEAFNANETARWITIQEQLGLDVLVHGEFERTDMVEFFGEKLNGFAFTTNGWVVSYGSRCVKPPIIYGDVEWIEPMTVKEVSAAQSLTEKPVKGMLTGPVTILNWSFVRNDLARSEVAYQIGLALREEVRALENAGINIIQVDEPALKEGLPIRKSLHKAYIDASVNAFKLATSGVRETTQIHTHMCYCEFNDFIDVIESLDADVISIETSRSHGELIKVLKETPYKLGIGLGVYDIHSPRIPTVEEMAAIIEKGKKVIAKEQFWINPDCGLKTRTEQETIASLKNMVAAKERLKQLN from the coding sequence ATGAAAACAGCAGTAATTGGCTATCCGTATATTGGACAAAATCGTGAATGGAAACGTATAACAGAGGCGTTTTGGAAAGAACAATTATCTTTGGAATGTTATGAACAGGAAATGAAAAACTTACGACTTGCCCAACTCCATCAACAGCAGAATTTAGGGCTGGATGTTTTAACGGTAGGAGATTTTACATACTATGACCGTATGCTTGATTTAGCCATTATGTTTAATATGATTCCATCTAGATACGACCGTCTTTCCTTGAAGCATCAGTTAACAGCGTATTTTGCAATGGCGCGCGGGGCTGAAAATGTGGTGGCTTGTGAAATGACGAAATGGTTCAACACGAATTATCACTACATTGTCCCGGAATACGAAGGGCAGCAACTGACATTGCAACACAATGTTTACGCGCAATATATTCAGGAGGCAATCGAAGCATTCGGCATGACCCCTCGTGTGACTATTATCGGTCCATTTACATTTTATAAACTGACGAAAGGTGTAGGCCAAGAACAAAAACAACACTATATTCAGCAGCTGGTAAAGGTGTATAAAGAGTTGCTTCAGTCATTGGAAGCAAGTGGCGCAACATCGATCCAGCTTGAAGAACCAAGCCTTACAAAAGACCTTACGTCCGAAGATATCGCATTAGTTCAACATTTCTATCATCAAATATTAAAAGGACTGACAGTTGAATCGATCTGCACAACTTATTTTGAAGCGTTATCCAACTATGAAACAATGATTAATTTGCCTGTAGATGGCTTTGGACTGGACTTTGTTCATGGGAAAAATGAAAATCTAGCAGCGTTAAAGAAGTTTGGTTTCCCAAAAGATAAAGTTCTATATGCAGGTATTATTAATGGTCGGGACATATGGAGAGCCGAGTTGCAGAAGCAGTTGGCACTAGTAGCGGAAATACGTTCCTATGTACCATTTTCACCAATCCATTTACAAACATCGTGCAGTCTTCAGCATGTGCCAGTTACAACAGCAGGAGAAAACGGGATTGTACCAGAGCTGCTAAATGCTTTGGCATTTGCTAATGAAAAAATAACGGAATTGCAAATGATCAAAGGGAAAATACTTCAGCAGGAAGTTCTTCATATCCAGGCTTTTTTAGATAGCGAAAAAGCAATCCGAACATTGGCACTGCATGAATCAAGAAAAAAGAAAGCAGTACATGCACAAGTAAACGCATTAACACCGGAAGCATTTAAACGAACTGATAACTACGGCAAGCGTAGTAAGCTACAACGTGCCTTTTTACAGTTACCAGACTATCCGACAACAACAATCGGGAGTTTCCCGCAATCCGCACAAGTTAAGAAAAACCGTAGATTATGGCGAAAAGGGGAAATTACAACAACCGAGTATGAAGCATTCAACGCGAATGAAACCGCACGTTGGATTACCATTCAGGAGCAACTTGGCCTTGATGTCCTTGTTCATGGTGAATTCGAGCGAACTGACATGGTGGAATTTTTTGGTGAAAAATTAAATGGCTTTGCTTTTACGACAAATGGATGGGTAGTTTCATACGGATCACGTTGTGTAAAACCCCCAATTATATACGGAGATGTTGAATGGATAGAACCGATGACAGTAAAGGAAGTAAGTGCGGCACAATCACTTACGGAAAAACCGGTCAAAGGGATGTTGACGGGACCCGTTACAATATTGAACTGGTCATTTGTAAGAAATGATTTAGCGCGCTCAGAAGTTGCTTATCAAATCGGCCTGGCACTAAGAGAAGAAGTAAGAGCACTTGAAAATGCGGGAATCAATATTATTCAAGTAGATGAACCTGCATTGAAAGAAGGCTTGCCGATCCGTAAAAGTCTGCATAAGGCTTATATCGATGCAAGTGTAAATGCGTTTAAATTAGCGACAAGCGGTGTGCGTGAAACGACCCAGATTCATACACATATGTGTTATTGTGAATTCAACGATTTTATAGATGTAATAGAATCATTGGATGCGGATGTGATTTCAATTGAAACATCACGAAGCCACGGAGAACTCATAAAAGTACTAAAAGAAACACCATACAAACTAGGAATTGGTTTAGGTGTATATGATATTCATAGCCCGCGTATTCCAACTGTGGAAGAAATGGCAGCCATTATTGAAAAAGGTAAAAAAGTAATCGCAAAAGAACAATTTTGGATCAATCCCGATTGTGGCCTGAAAACTCGTACGGAACAAGAGACGATTGCATCATTAAAAAATATGGTGGCCGCAAAAGAGCGACTAAAACAGTTGAATTAA
- a CDS encoding cytochrome c oxidase assembly protein, whose protein sequence is MKTKNIVFALMLLAATVLTACSNYQFKPTTNFEISEFTMTDHRNNEVTLDSLKGEPWLAMFIFTSCTTICSPMTMNMTRVQDHLEKKGLEDYKIVAFSVDPDYDTPARLTEYLSRHTPVDESKWHMLTGYDQKFIEQFGRNSFKTPVQSIEGNDQVIHADTFFLVDEKGIAVKNYSGYGTGEDGVPYETIASDMEALIDERLK, encoded by the coding sequence ATGAAAACGAAAAACATAGTATTCGCACTTATGCTCTTGGCAGCAACTGTACTTACAGCATGCAGCAATTATCAGTTTAAACCGACGACCAACTTTGAAATTAGCGAGTTTACGATGACCGATCACCGCAACAATGAAGTGACACTGGACAGCCTAAAAGGGGAACCATGGCTTGCAATGTTCATCTTCACAAGCTGTACAACAATTTGCTCGCCAATGACAATGAATATGACCCGTGTCCAGGATCATCTCGAGAAAAAAGGGCTGGAAGATTATAAAATTGTCGCGTTTTCCGTTGATCCGGACTACGACACACCGGCGCGTTTGACAGAATATTTATCGCGCCATACACCAGTAGATGAATCAAAATGGCATATGCTGACAGGATACGATCAAAAATTTATTGAGCAGTTTGGCAGAAACTCATTTAAAACACCTGTCCAGTCGATTGAAGGGAACGATCAAGTTATCCATGCCGATACATTTTTCCTAGTGGATGAAAAAGGAATCGCCGTGAAAAACTATTCAGGCTATGGCACTGGCGAAGATGGTGTTCCATATGAAACGATTGCGAGTGATATGGAAGCACTCATTGACGAACGTCTAAAGTAA
- a CDS encoding cytochrome C biogenesis protein CcdA — protein sequence MNTDLNILLAFGAGFLSFISPCTLPLYPAFLSYITGMTLDELKAEKGMMQKRAILHTLFFLLGFSIIFIAIGFGTSLAKDFFFQYQDLLRQIGAILIVAFGLMIVGLLQIDFLMKDRKFQFKNRPSGYLGSVLIGLAFAAGWTPCTGPILAAIITLGGTNPDSAMWYMLAYYLGFAIPFFTLSFFISRMNWIRTHSQKIIVVGGYIMIAVGILLFFDGLTYIINLLLPIFDGFKGF from the coding sequence ATGAATACAGATTTAAATATCCTTTTAGCGTTCGGTGCCGGGTTTTTAAGTTTTATTTCACCATGTACGCTACCGCTCTATCCTGCATTTTTGTCCTACATAACCGGTATGACACTCGATGAGCTGAAAGCCGAAAAAGGGATGATGCAAAAACGCGCAATTTTACATACTTTATTTTTCTTGCTTGGATTTTCGATTATATTTATCGCCATCGGATTTGGAACATCGTTAGCGAAAGATTTCTTTTTTCAATACCAGGACTTACTGCGTCAAATTGGAGCCATTTTAATTGTCGCATTCGGTTTAATGATTGTCGGTCTGCTGCAAATTGACTTTTTAATGAAAGACCGCAAGTTCCAGTTCAAAAACCGACCATCCGGATATTTAGGTTCGGTGCTGATCGGTCTTGCTTTTGCAGCGGGATGGACTCCTTGTACAGGACCAATACTGGCAGCGATAATTACCCTTGGTGGAACGAATCCTGACTCGGCAATGTGGTATATGCTAGCATACTACTTAGGCTTTGCTATCCCATTCTTTACATTGTCATTCTTCATTTCACGAATGAACTGGATTCGCACACATAGCCAAAAAATCATAGTAGTTGGCGGCTATATTATGATTGCGGTCGGAATTTTATTGTTCTTTGACGGATTGACGTATATTATTAATCTTCTCTTGCCGATTTTCGATGGTTTTAAAGGATTCTGA
- a CDS encoding dehydrogenase, producing MGEQLKTLQLDHYRSQTFTSLDAHYEAYRVMFKSLVEEGNFEKMSDFLRFDSEPFVLANSNLKILQLLLDQEEHFKENLKECLAQLYLIIGHCYYFSIEFVQAKKYYRLASSLALEDENYALLSLAMNNYFATQMDQLPKEIFWDISKIPAVFLKMGKPEDDRFLLVRFITHIEMSLQLGKVDYAEKLFNDYFKEYPFEKFSRIDLHVRVLRGKILFENGRYECAIEVMHKVLLLSMKANSHKDLVQECYKYITRSYKLINEEILLKKMEQYQSRFYRKIETDKRYMEKYIKTSTTKDFELDKSFISSLQQFHLTGTYLLNSVKDEGYTLVLVDCKVVATEKEKLNEIIHLINEEMMRVMKDVIITSTRLDESTIGYIIQLSENCTDTLCAKVFYKIRESYPKNSSELEAIYFASVNNKENSLTSYQKCLDLAYAYIYYEIYK from the coding sequence ATGGGGGAGCAACTTAAAACATTGCAGCTTGACCATTATCGATCACAAACATTTACATCATTGGATGCACATTATGAGGCGTATAGAGTAATGTTCAAATCATTAGTAGAAGAGGGGAACTTTGAAAAGATGAGTGACTTTCTACGTTTTGATAGTGAACCTTTTGTTTTAGCTAATAGCAATCTTAAGATTTTACAACTGTTGTTGGATCAGGAAGAGCATTTTAAAGAAAATCTTAAGGAGTGCTTAGCTCAACTCTATTTAATAATTGGGCACTGCTATTATTTCAGTATTGAATTTGTTCAGGCGAAAAAATATTACAGACTTGCGAGCAGCCTAGCATTGGAAGATGAAAATTATGCATTGCTGTCACTTGCGATGAATAATTATTTTGCAACCCAAATGGACCAATTACCGAAAGAAATCTTTTGGGATATCAGCAAAATACCTGCTGTCTTTTTAAAGATGGGGAAGCCGGAAGATGATCGGTTCTTGCTTGTCCGTTTTATAACACATATTGAAATGTCATTGCAGCTTGGAAAAGTAGATTATGCAGAGAAGTTATTTAATGATTATTTTAAAGAGTATCCATTTGAAAAGTTTTCCCGAATCGATCTCCATGTGCGTGTCCTGAGAGGGAAAATTCTATTTGAAAATGGCCGATATGAATGTGCAATTGAAGTAATGCATAAAGTCCTCCTGCTTTCCATGAAAGCGAATAGCCATAAGGACTTAGTGCAAGAATGCTATAAATATATTACCCGTTCCTACAAGCTGATTAACGAAGAAATCCTCTTAAAAAAGATGGAGCAGTACCAGTCACGTTTTTACCGTAAAATTGAAACCGATAAACGCTATATGGAAAAATATATTAAAACATCCACGACGAAGGATTTTGAACTGGATAAAAGCTTTATATCGTCATTACAGCAGTTTCATCTCACGGGTACATACCTATTGAACTCAGTGAAAGATGAGGGGTATACGCTCGTTCTAGTTGATTGTAAAGTGGTGGCGACTGAAAAAGAGAAGTTGAATGAAATTATTCATTTAATCAATGAAGAAATGATGAGAGTGATGAAAGATGTCATCATCACGAGTACACGCCTTGATGAATCGACAATCGGCTATATTATTCAGCTGTCTGAAAACTGTACCGATACACTATGTGCAAAGGTTTTCTATAAAATCCGTGAATCTTATCCGAAAAACAGCAGTGAACTAGAGGCCATCTATTTCGCCTCAGTAAATAATAAAGAAAATAGTTTAACTAGCTATCAAAAATGCCTGGATTTAGCGTATGCGTATATTTATTATGAAATTTACAAATAG
- a CDS encoding serine protease: MKDFDTSNSLFILTDQQLEQFKQLEHFEYFFHLIRHDFTHLSFAKDSVSDVWIYFYFEEEPVINSEYALIFLLRNFILNEILVSSKLKRLKKITVGSYTNALMVSVMTVNLFLDLLRDVLESLSKEQYDLYMKFENSSKQLFNDRFYEYEHYPKKLVQIETIIIKDLRQYLEENAAIYNDFKLKVIRFMDQFSIIKRELYEPLSLEK; this comes from the coding sequence ATGAAGGATTTTGATACATCGAATTCGTTATTTATATTAACTGATCAACAGTTGGAACAATTTAAACAGCTTGAGCATTTTGAATACTTTTTCCATTTAATCCGCCATGACTTTACACACTTATCTTTTGCAAAAGACAGTGTAAGTGATGTTTGGATTTACTTTTATTTTGAGGAAGAACCGGTCATCAATTCCGAGTATGCCCTCATTTTTTTGTTGCGAAATTTTATATTGAATGAGATCCTTGTCAGTTCGAAATTAAAACGACTGAAAAAAATAACGGTTGGATCTTATACGAATGCTTTAATGGTTTCGGTAATGACAGTCAATTTATTTTTGGATCTTTTGCGTGATGTACTCGAATCATTATCAAAAGAACAATATGATTTATATATGAAATTTGAAAACAGCTCAAAGCAATTATTTAATGATCGCTTCTATGAATACGAACATTATCCAAAAAAGCTCGTCCAAATTGAAACAATCATAATAAAAGATCTGCGCCAGTATTTAGAGGAGAATGCAGCTATATATAATGATTTTAAACTGAAAGTCATTCGTTTTATGGACCAATTTTCAATTATTAAAAGAGAACTTTACGAGCCATTATCTTTGGAAAAATAG
- a CDS encoding pyridine nucleotide-disulfide oxidoreductase encodes MVTKEIVILGAGFAGVLAAQTARKYLNKDEARITVVNQFPTHQIITELHRLAGGTIAEGAVALPLEKIFKGYDINLEIAKVNSFDVESKNVVLSNGKTVQYDTLVVALGSQTGFFGIPGLEENSFVLKSVDEANAIREHIEARIKAYATTKDEADATIVIGGGGLTGVELVGEIVDHFPKVAEKYGVKFEDLKIKLVEAGPKILPVFPENLIDRATKSLSKRGVEFITSTPVTGVEGNVIQLKDREPIVANTLVWTGGVAPLPLVAESGLAADRGKATINDFLQSTSHPEVFVIGDASAHIPNPGDRPTYAPTAQVAWQQGEIAGYNIFAQIKGADLKEFKFTNSGTLGSLGRKDGIATVGANNTQLVGLPASLMKEASNIRYMTHIKALFGLAY; translated from the coding sequence ATGGTAACTAAAGAAATCGTTATTTTAGGTGCTGGATTTGCTGGTGTATTAGCAGCACAAACAGCTCGTAAATATTTAAATAAAGACGAAGCGCGTATTACAGTTGTAAACCAATTCCCTACACATCAAATCATTACTGAATTACACCGTTTAGCTGGCGGTACAATTGCTGAAGGTGCTGTAGCATTGCCACTTGAAAAGATTTTCAAAGGTTATGACATCAACTTGGAAATCGCAAAAGTAAACAGCTTTGACGTTGAAAGCAAAAATGTAGTACTTTCAAACGGCAAAACAGTACAATACGATACATTAGTTGTTGCTCTAGGTAGCCAAACAGGTTTCTTCGGAATCCCAGGTTTAGAGGAAAACTCTTTCGTATTAAAATCAGTAGATGAAGCAAATGCAATTCGCGAGCATATTGAAGCACGCATTAAAGCATATGCAACAACAAAAGACGAAGCAGATGCTACAATCGTTATCGGCGGTGGCGGTTTAACAGGCGTTGAGCTTGTTGGTGAAATCGTAGACCACTTCCCTAAAGTTGCTGAGAAATACGGTGTTAAATTTGAAGACCTTAAAATTAAACTAGTTGAAGCAGGTCCAAAAATCTTGCCAGTATTCCCGGAAAACTTAATCGATCGTGCAACTAAGTCATTATCGAAGCGCGGTGTAGAATTCATTACATCAACACCTGTTACTGGTGTTGAAGGCAATGTCATTCAATTAAAAGACCGTGAGCCAATCGTTGCAAACACATTAGTATGGACAGGTGGAGTTGCTCCGCTTCCATTAGTCGCTGAATCAGGTTTAGCTGCAGATCGCGGTAAAGCAACAATCAATGACTTCTTACAATCTACTTCACATCCTGAAGTATTTGTTATTGGTGATGCATCAGCACATATTCCAAACCCAGGTGACCGCCCAACTTATGCGCCAACTGCTCAAGTAGCGTGGCAGCAAGGTGAAATTGCAGGTTACAACATTTTTGCGCAAATTAAAGGTGCCGACTTAAAAGAATTCAAATTTACTAACTCAGGTACTTTAGGTTCTTTAGGTCGTAAAGACGGTATTGCTACAGTTGGGGCAAACAACACTCAATTAGTAGGTTTACCAGCTTCATTAATGAAAGAAGCTTCAAATATCCGCTATATGACTCATATTAAAGCGTTATTTGGCCTAGCATATTAA